GTTGCGGGTGATGCTGAGATGCACGCCGGCAGGGATGGCGATGTTTTCGAGGGCCGCGAGCTGGGCCTCGACCGCGCGGGTAATATCCACCGCGTTTTGTCCGGGTTGTTTGGCGATGGCTAAGGTGACGGCCGCCCGGCGTTGTCCGGGCGGCGCTTCGCCGTGGTAGCCAGGGCCGAAGCCCATGAACGCCGAGCGTTCCGGGATATCGGCGCCGCGCCGGACTTGCGCGACGTCGCGCAAGTAAACCGGACCGTCGCCGTGAACACCCACGACGAGGCTGGCGACTTCATCCACGGTGGAGAGAAAATCGCCCGCCTGTACGGCGATGGTGGTGTTGTTTTCGGTCACCCGGGTCTCGACGCCGGCCAAGTTGCTCACTTGCAGCGCCATCCGCAAACTGGCGAAGTCCAAACCAAAGCCCGCCAGCGCCACCGGGTCCACCTGGACGTGGACCACCCGATCCGGTCCCCCCACAGTGTAAATGTCTCGGGTACCGGGAATGCGTTTCAGCTCCACTTCCAGTTGATGGGCGATTTGCTGCAGTTCTAAAGCGCCCGTTTCGGGATCGTCCGACCACAGGGTCAGGGACATGACCGGGACATCGTCGATACCTTTGGGTTTAATCAAGGGCGGGCCGGCACCGAGGTCACCGGGTAGCCAATCCATATGGGACTGGATCTGGTTATACAGGCGGACCAGCACGTCTTTGCGCTTTTCGCCCACGGCAAACTGAACGGTGACCATGCCCATGCCGGAGCGGGACACCGAGTAGGTGTGTTCGACGCCGACGATTTCCGAAACCACCTGTTCCAGCGGTGTGGCAATTAGGTTCTCCACCTCCACCGCCGATGCGCCCGGATAGGGCACGAAGATATCGGCCATGGTGACGTCAATTTGCGGCTCTTCTTCCTTGGGTGTGATGGCGATGGCGAATAGGCCCATCAACATGCCCACCAGGGCCAGCAGCGGGGTGATTTCGGAAGCCTGGAAGGCGCGTGCGATACGGCCGGATAAGCCCAGTGGTGACCCTGACATCACTCGCTCCGCTGTTGATGGATTCTGGTCACCGTCTCATGCGGTTCCAGGCTGACCCGTTCACCCGCCGCGAGCCCGGCGAGAATTTCCACTTGGCCGCTGTAGACGGTACCCGGGCGCACTTGACGCAGCCGCGCCTGGCCCTGCGCATCAATGACATACACGGCGCGCAGCTCGCTTCGAGTGATCAAGGCGGCGCGGGGAACCATCAGCGCGCGTCGTTCCGCCGTGGGGACATACACTTTGACGAACATGCCGGGATAGAGGGTGTGGTCGTCTATCCCGTTCAGTTCCACGCGCATGCGGAAGGTGTGGCTATGCGGGTCCGCAAAGGGATAGAAAGTCAATTTTTCACTGCGTCTTTCGCTGCCGTCGGGTAGGGAAACGATGGCATAGGTTGCTTGCCGGGCCTGCTGGATCAAGCGTTGCGGGATCTCGGCCGTGACTCGCATCAGGTCGAGCGCCAAACCCGTTAACAGGGGTTGGCCGGGTTGTACTGCTTCGCCGACTTCGACGTGACGCTCCATCAGGATGCCGCCATAAGGCGCGATCACGCGGGTGTAAGAGAGCTGCCGTTCGGCTTGCGTCACCCCGGCTTTGGCCGCTGACAAACCGGCCTGGGCCGATTCAAAGGCCGCACGGGCCTTGTCCAGATTCGCTTTGGGTATCACCCGGTCTTTGTACAGATTCTGGGCCCGCTGATAATCCGTGCGGGTATCGGTGAGCGTGGTTCGTGCGCTGGCCAGACGGGCTTTGGCTTGCTCCAGCCGGGCGCGTTGTTCGGTGTCATCGATTTCCAGAATCAGCGCACCCTGTGGAACGTAGTCGTCCACTTCGGGATAGATGGCGGTGACCTGGCCGGCGGTTTGTGCCGAGACGGTGCTTTGTTTCACCGCCTCCAGCATGCCGTCGAATGCTTGGAGGATGGGCAGCGCTTGGTATTGAGCGACTGCCGTCGCGGATTGGGCGGCCCCTAGACCCGGGGTGACTAGCAGCCAGGCCAAGACCCAGAATTGAGTGAGTCGACTCGACGACATGATTCCTCCAGCGACATTGACGAAATGGGCCGCATTAAATTAGATAACTCTAATATTAGAGTATTCTCATTTTCTTGGCCAGAGATTTGTGATG
The sequence above is drawn from the Pseudomonadota bacterium genome and encodes:
- a CDS encoding efflux RND transporter permease subunit, with product MSGSPLGLSGRIARAFQASEITPLLALVGMLMGLFAIAITPKEEEPQIDVTMADIFVPYPGASAVEVENLIATPLEQVVSEIVGVEHTYSVSRSGMGMVTVQFAVGEKRKDVLVRLYNQIQSHMDWLPGDLGAGPPLIKPKGIDDVPVMSLTLWSDDPETGALELQQIAHQLEVELKRIPGTRDIYTVGGPDRVVHVQVDPVALAGFGLDFASLRMALQVSNLAGVETRVTENNTTIAVQAGDFLSTVDEVASLVVGVHGDGPVYLRDVAQVRRGADIPERSAFMGFGPGYHGEAPPGQRRAAVTLAIAKQPGQNAVDITRAVEAQLAALENIAIPAGVHLSITRN
- a CDS encoding efflux RND transporter periplasmic adaptor subunit, translating into MSSSRLTQFWVLAWLLVTPGLGAAQSATAVAQYQALPILQAFDGMLEAVKQSTVSAQTAGQVTAIYPEVDDYVPQGALILEIDDTEQRARLEQAKARLASARTTLTDTRTDYQRAQNLYKDRVIPKANLDKARAAFESAQAGLSAAKAGVTQAERQLSYTRVIAPYGGILMERHVEVGEAVQPGQPLLTGLALDLMRVTAEIPQRLIQQARQATYAIVSLPDGSERRSEKLTFYPFADPHSHTFRMRVELNGIDDHTLYPGMFVKVYVPTAERRALMVPRAALITRSELRAVYVIDAQGQARLRQVRPGTVYSGQVEILAGLAAGERVSLEPHETVTRIHQQRSE